From Quercus lobata isolate SW786 chromosome 1, ValleyOak3.0 Primary Assembly, whole genome shotgun sequence, one genomic window encodes:
- the LOC115978102 gene encoding uncharacterized protein LOC115978102, producing the protein MEASSFIFTYPSSSPSISKTHFEFSFPYPSFPLSSSLRRYPCNIHKNTVKLLCTRTTLRNSALTIEEEQAQAQALEKSKDALSTSTSYRDMLPKIDKSGRFCSPRAARELALSIVYAACLEGSDPVRLFEKRMNARREPGYEFDKASLLEYNHMCFGGPPVTVETVEEADELLSNDEKETAIEAEVLAAPPKLVYSKLILRFTRKILVAVMERWDSHVLVIDKVAPANWKSEPAGRILELCILHLAMSEITVLGTRHQIVINEAVDLAKRFCDGAAPRIINGCLRTFVKDLEGTGVAQALDKQKVIR; encoded by the exons ATGGAAGCAAGCTCCTTCATTTTCACctatccttcttcttctccttcaatttCAAAAACCCACTTCGAGTTCAGCTTCCCCTACCCTTCTTTCccactctcttcttctttacgAAGATACCCTTGTAACATTCACAAGAACACAGTCAAATTGTTGTGTACCCGAACCACTCTTCGCAATTCGGCTCTTACCATCGAAGAAGAACAAGCTCAAGCTCAAGCTCTAGAGAAATCTAAGGATGCTCTCTCCACCTCAACCTCTTACAGAGACATGTTGCCCAAGATTGACAAGAGTGGCAGGTTTTGCAGTCCAAGAGCCGCCAGAGAACTCGCTCT GTCCATAGTTTATGCAGCCTGTTTAGAAGGTTCAGACCCAGTTCGGCTTTTCGAGAAGCGAATGAATGCACGACGAG AACCTGGTTATGAATTTGATAAGGCTTCGTTATTGGAATACAATCACATGTGCTTTGGAGGGCCACCTGTTACAGTAGAGACAGTGGAAGAAGCAGACGAGCTTCTAAGCAATGATGAAAAGGAAACTGCAATTG AAGCAGAAGTCCTTGCAGCTCCTCCAAAGTTGGTATACAGCAAATTGATTTTGCG ATTTACTAGGAAAATTTTGGTTGCAGTCATGGAGAGATGGGACAGCCATGTGCTTGTCATTGACAAAGTTGCCCCTGCAAATTGGAAG AGTGAGCCAGCAGGCAGAATCTTGGAGCTTTGTATTCTTCATTTGGCAATGTCTGAGATAACAGTGCTAGGGACACGGCACCAAATTGTCATCAACGAA GCTGTTGATCTTGCTAAACGGTTCTGTGATGGAGCAGCACCCCGTATCATCAATGGGTGTCTCAGGACTTTTGTGAAAGACCTTGAAGGAACTGGTGTAGCTCAAGCCTTAGATAAACAGAAAGTGATCCGTTAA